Proteins found in one Quercus robur chromosome 2, dhQueRobu3.1, whole genome shotgun sequence genomic segment:
- the LOC126714444 gene encoding UDP-glycosyltransferase 83A1-like encodes MATAHVLVIPFPAQGHVNPMMLLSRKLVKYGFKITFVNTENIHERVEGALDSLVDSNINLVSIPDGLGPADDRNELGKLCEAMLHTMPEKLEELINNINASNGDDKISCIVADACMGWAIEVGNKMGIKGAVFWFAAAASLALQVSIPSLIDDGIIDSDGIPTQKQVIQPLPGMPAMDTAYISWYRIGDSACQKILFKYNQQYMQTLKFADWWLCNTVPELEPVTFSLAPKLLPIGPLMSSKHTEDSVGQFWQLDHSCLNWLDQQQPCSVVYVAFGSFTVFDPTQFKELALGLELTNRPFLWVVRPDIIDQSRNAYTKEFQGTRGKIIGWAPQTKVLNHPAIACFISHCGWNSSIEGVSNGVPFLCWPYFADQFLDRIYICDVWKVGLGFELDENGIVLREEVKRKVDQLLGDESIRARSLELKKMLMNNIADNGQSSKNFNNFIQWLKA; translated from the exons atggccACTGCGCATGTTCTAGTTATACCATTTCCAGCACAAGGCCATGTGAACCCCATGATGCTTTTGTCCAGAAAATTAGTGAAGTATGGTTTCAAAATCACATTTGTAAACACAGAAAACATCCACGAGCGTGTTGAGGGTGCATTGGATAGCCTCGTGGATTCAAACATTAATTTGGTGTCTATCCCAGATGGATTGGGTCCTGCGGATGACCGAAATGAGTTGGGCAAGTTATGTGAAGCTATGTTACACACCATGCCAGAGAAGCTTGAGGAGCTCATAAACAATATCAATGCTTCAAATGGTGACGATAAGATCAGTTGTATAGTGGCCGATGCTTGTATGGGGTGGGCCATTGAAGTTGGCAATAAGATGGGAATTAAAGGAGCTGTCTTCTGGTTTGCTGCAGCAGCTTCTCTTGCCTTGCAAGTCAGCATCCCAAGCTTGATTGATGATGGCATTATAGATTCTGATG GAATTCCAACCCAAAAACAGGTGATTCAACCACTCCCAGGCATGCCTGCCATGGACACAGCTTATATTTCTTGGTATCGTATAGGTGATTCAGCCTGTCAGAAGATTCTCTTCAAATATAACCAACAATATATGCAAACTTTGAAGTTCGCAGACTGGTGGCTTTGCAACACAGTTCCTGAACTCGAGCCTGTAACATTTTCTTTGGCTCCAAAGCTTCTGCCGATTGGTCCATTGATGTCAAGCAAACACACTGAAGATTCGGTGGGACAATTTTGGCAACTAGATCACTCTTGCCTAAACTGGCTTGATCAGCAACAACCCTGCTCAGTCGTGTATGTTGCCTTTGGTAGCTTTACAGTTTTTGACCCAACTCAATTCAAAGAGTTAGCTCTTGGTCTCGAGCTCACCAATAGACCTTTCCTCTGGGTGGTACGTCCGGATATCATCGATCAGTCAAGAAATGCATATACAAAAGAATTTCAAGGCACTCGTGGGAAGATCATAGGTTGGGCACCTCAAACTAAGGTCTTAAATCACCCTGCCATTGCTTGTTTTATTAGCCATTGTGGTTGGAATTCTTCGATAGAAGGTGTAAGCAATGGGGTACCTTTCTTGTGCTGGCCTTACTTTGCTGACCAATTTCTTGACCGGATCTACATTTGTGATGTTTGGAAGGTTGGACTAGGATTTGAGCTAGATGAGAATGGAATTGTATTGCGGGAAGAAGTTAAGAGGAAGGTGGATCAACTACTTGGTGATGAAAGCATAAGAGCAAGATCTTTGGAGCTTAAGAAAATGTTGATGAATAATATAGCAGATAATGGTCAGTCTTCAAAGAATTTCAACAACTTCATCCAATGGCTAAAGGCATAA